The following coding sequences are from one Triticum aestivum cultivar Chinese Spring chromosome 5A, IWGSC CS RefSeq v2.1, whole genome shotgun sequence window:
- the LOC123105572 gene encoding protein ELC-like, which produces MAPPAPPASGAQHQFPDTALPYADDVKWLVPDHLATLAEAFPSLRPRTALFTHDDGRAARLLQAAGTIPIAHAGGSYDLPAVVWLPERYPRCPPLVFLSPARGTVLRTDHPLVDRSGLVAAADAPYLRSWAFPSSNLRDLVRSLSHAFGIDPPLLPAEVAYRRDALAAMACADVAALHAASEAEVEALFAVQAELRGRGKAADGLVRRAGEEVDALERRLQDVTVAAYALEAWVAANRTTVAAHGDAQAGAAVQPADALSVQRLECAAMDLALEDTMYALDEAVQHGTVPFSGYLRSVRALAREQFFERALWTKLC; this is translated from the coding sequence AtggctcctcccgcgccgccggcgAGCGGCGCGCAGCACCAGTTCCCCGACACGGCGCTGCCCTACGCCGACGACGTCAAgtggctcgtccccgaccacctcgCCACGCTCGCCGAGGCCTTCCCCTCGCTCCGCCCCAGGACCGCCCTCTTCACCCACGAcgacggccgcgccgcgcgccTGCTCCAGGCCGCCGGCACCATCCCGATCGCCCACGCGGGGGGCTCCTATGACCTCCCCGCCGTCGTCTGGCTACCGGAGCGCTACCCGCGGTGCCCGCCCCTCGTCTTCCTCTCGCCGGCCCGCGGCACGGTCCTCAGAACCGACCACCCCCTCGTCGACCGTTCgggcctcgtcgccgccgccgacgccccgtATCTCCGCTCCTGGGCGTTCCCGTCTTCCAACCTGCGGGACCTCGTCCGGTCCCTCTCCCACGCCTTCGGCATCGACCCGCCCCTCCTCCCCGCCGAGGTCGCCTACAGGCGCGACGCCCTCGCCGCCATGGCCTGCGCCGACGTGGCCGCCCTGCACGCCGCGAGCGAGGCCGAGGTCGAAGCGCTGTTCGCCGTGCAGGCCGAGCTGCGCGGGCGGGGCAAGGCGGCGGACGGCCTGGTGCGCCGGGCCGGGGAGGAGGTGGACGCGCTGGAGCGCCGGCTGCAGGACGTGACGGTGGCCGCGTACGCCCTGGAGGCCTGGGTCGCGGCGAACCGGACGACGGTGGCCGCGCACGGCGACGCGCAGGCGGGGGCGGCAGTTCAGCCCGCGGACGCGCTCTCGGTGCAGCGGCTCGAGTGCGCGGCCATGGATCTGGCGCTGGAGGACACCATGTACGCGCTGGACGAGGCGGTGCAGCACGGGACCGTGCCGTTCAGCGGCTACCTCCGGAGCGTGCGCGCGCTGGCGCGGGAGCAGTTCTTCGAGCGTGCTCTCTGGACCAAACTTTGCTAG